The Paraburkholderia sabiae genome includes a region encoding these proteins:
- a CDS encoding OmpA family protein translates to MNEDIDGGVEPTTPIWAAFSDLMSVLLGAFVLLLVAVIGVQLELSARLDDAVKQRQMEAQRRKTLEQALAGPLAAGRVTLVNGRIGISGNVLFALNSDQLQPEGRELLRSLAAPLSAYLRSHDEILMVSGFADDQQVRAGNRRFADNWELSAQRALTVTRAFIDSGIPASSVFAAAFGSQQPVSSNADSEGRAKNRRVEIAAVPRPASAGNANHE, encoded by the coding sequence ATGAACGAGGACATCGACGGCGGCGTCGAGCCGACGACACCCATCTGGGCCGCGTTCAGCGATCTGATGTCGGTGTTGCTGGGCGCGTTCGTGCTGCTGCTGGTCGCCGTGATCGGCGTGCAGCTGGAACTGTCCGCGCGACTCGACGACGCCGTGAAGCAGCGGCAAATGGAAGCGCAGCGCCGCAAGACACTCGAACAGGCGCTCGCGGGACCGCTCGCGGCGGGGCGTGTGACGCTCGTCAACGGACGCATCGGCATCAGCGGCAACGTGCTGTTTGCGTTGAACTCGGATCAGTTGCAGCCGGAGGGGCGTGAACTGTTGAGGAGTCTTGCAGCGCCGTTGTCCGCGTATCTGCGCTCGCATGATGAAATCCTGATGGTCAGCGGTTTCGCCGACGATCAGCAGGTGCGTGCAGGCAACCGGCGTTTCGCCGATAACTGGGAACTGTCGGCGCAGCGCGCGTTGACCGTGACACGTGCGTTTATCGATTCGGGCATCCCCGCGTCGTCGGTGTTCGCGGCGGCGTTTGGCTCGCAACAGCCCGTCAGTTCGAACGCCGACAGCGAAGGGCGCGCGAAGAACCGTCGCGTGGAGATTGCGGCCGTGCCGAGGCCGGCGTCGGCGGGCAACGCGAATCATGAGTAA
- a CDS encoding DUF2894 domain-containing protein codes for MSNEVNAAQATLDAWREQGADAHDPLRFHFIDALARRAAGHDGEARRVLDARLSSLLDAYAADLSGEAQAPEATPCKPSHGPLAGLVDYIANQATELGVRAPSGSAVHAELQALDYFRETWSKVSAEKQLRQSFEQVPGNAGPLNSSSLVHRSLSLMRELSPGYLQQFLSYVDALSWMEQLTTGGGVQPVKEAPRAASAKKGARGKSR; via the coding sequence ATGAGTAACGAAGTGAACGCCGCGCAAGCGACGCTCGACGCCTGGCGCGAGCAGGGCGCGGACGCGCACGATCCGCTGCGCTTTCATTTCATCGATGCATTGGCGCGGCGTGCTGCCGGGCATGATGGCGAGGCACGTCGCGTGCTCGACGCGCGGCTGTCGTCGTTGCTCGATGCGTATGCGGCGGATCTTTCAGGCGAAGCGCAAGCGCCTGAGGCAACGCCTTGCAAGCCGTCGCACGGCCCGCTTGCCGGGCTGGTCGACTACATCGCGAATCAGGCGACGGAACTTGGCGTGCGCGCGCCGTCCGGTTCCGCTGTTCACGCCGAATTGCAGGCGCTCGATTACTTCCGCGAAACCTGGTCGAAGGTCAGCGCGGAGAAGCAGTTGCGTCAGTCGTTCGAACAGGTGCCGGGCAATGCCGGTCCGCTCAATTCGAGCAGCCTCGTGCATCGGTCGCTGTCGCTGATGCGCGAACTGTCGCCGGGTTATCTGCAGCAGTTCTTGTCGTACGTCGATGCGTTGTCGTGGATGGAGCAGCTCACCACGGGCGGTGGCGTGCAGCCCGTCAAGGAAGCGCCGCGCGCTGCGAGCGCGAAGAAGGGCGCACGCGGCAAGTCGCGATAG